The proteins below come from a single Chiloscyllium punctatum isolate Juve2018m chromosome 18, sChiPun1.3, whole genome shotgun sequence genomic window:
- the LOC140489073 gene encoding ferritin heavy chain, oocyte isoform-like: MTSPVCQNYHKDCEAAVNKQINLELYSSSVHISMKPEQDEWGNGLEAMQRALQMEKDVNQSLLDLHKLSSGHTDPHLCDFLERHYLDEQVKMIKKLGDHIPNLKRLGAPENGLGEDCEDAVNKQINLELYSSYVYLSMSSYFDRDDVALRHFAEFFKEQSHEEREHAEKLMEFQNKCGGRVLLQDIKKPEQDEWGNGLEAMQRALQMEKDVNQSLLDLHKLSSGHNDPHLCDFLERHYLDEQVKMIKKLGDHITNLKRLGAPENGLGEYLFDRLSLA; the protein is encoded by the exons ATGACCTCCCCAGTGTGTCAGAACTACCACAAGGACTGTGAGGCTGCTGTTAACAAGCAGATCAACCTGGAGCTCTATTCCTCCTCTGTTCACATCTCCATG AAGCCAGAGCAGGATGAGTGGGGCAATGGTCTGGAGGCAATGCAGAGAGCTCTGCAGATGGAGAAGGATGTGAACCAGAGTCTGCTGGATCTGCACAAACTCTCCTctggtcacactgaccctcat CTGTGTGACTTCCTGGAGAGGCACTACTTGGATGAGCAAGTGAAGATGATCAAGAAGCTGGGAGATCACATCCCCAACCTGAAGAGACTGGGAGCCCCTGAGAATGGCCTGGGAGa GGACTGTGAGGATGCTGTTAACAAGCAGATCAACCTGGAGCTCTATTCCTCCTATGTTTACCTCTCCATG TCCTCTTACTTTGACCGGGATGATGTTGCCCTGCGTCACTTTGCTGAGTTCTTCAAGGAGCAGTCCCATGAGGAACGGGAACACGCTGAGAAACTGATGGAATTCCAGAATAAATGTGGAGGCCGAGTCCTCCTGCAGGATATCAAG AAGCCAGAGCAGGATGAGTGGGGCAATGGTCTGGAGGCAATGCAGAGAGCTCTGCAGATGGAGAAGGATGTGAACCAGAGTCTGCTGGATCTGCACAAACTCTCCTCTGGCCACAATGACCCTCAT CTGTGTGACTTCCTGGAGAGGCACTACTTGGATGAGCAAGTGAAGATGATCAAGAAGCTGGGAGatcacatcaccaacctgaagagactgggagcccctgagaatggcctgggagagtacctgtttgacaggctcAGCCTAGCCTGA
- the LOC140489074 gene encoding ferritin heavy chain, oocyte isoform-like — MASQVCQNYHKDCEDAVNKQINLELYSSYVYLSMSSYFDRDDVALRHFAEFFKEQSHEEREHAEKLMEFQNKRGGRVLLQDVKKPEQDVWGNGLEAMQRSLQMEKDVNQSLLDLHKLSSGHTDPHLCDFLERHYLDEQVKMIKKLGDHITNLKRLGAPENGLGEYLFDRLTLS, encoded by the exons ATGGCCTCCCAAGTGTGTCAGAACTACCACAAGGACTGTGAGGATGCTGTTAACAAGCAGATCAACCTGGAGCTCTATTCCTCTTATGTTTACCTCTCCATG TCCTCCTACTTTGACCGGGATGATGTTGCCCTGCGTCACTTTGCTGAGTTCTTCAAGGAGCAGTCCCATGAGGAACGGGAACACGCTGAGAAACTGATGGAATTCCAGAATAAACGTGGAGGCCGCGTTCTCCTGCAGGATGTCAAG AAGCCAGAGCAGGATGTGTGGGGCAATGGTCTGGAGGCAATGCAGAGATCTCTGCAGATGGAGAAGGATGTGAACCAGAGTCTGCTGGATCTGCACAAACTCTCCTctggccacactgaccctcat CTGTGTGACTTCCTGGAGAGGCACTACTTGGATGAGCAAGTGAAGATGATCAAGAAGCTGGGAGatcacatcaccaacctgaagagactgggagcccctgagaatggtctgggagagtacctgtttgacaggctcACCCTGAGCTGA